GTCGGCATGGCCCGGGCAGTCCACGTGTGCGTAGTGACGGTTTTCCGTCTCATACTCAACATGCGCCGTCGAAATCGTGATCCCGCGCGCCTTTTCCTCAGGCGCCTTGTCAATGTCGTTGTAGTCCGAAAACGTCGCCCCGCCTGACTCAGCAAGCACCTTCGTGATCGCAGCCGTCAGCGTCGTCTTGCCATGGTCAACGTGGCCAATCGTGCCGATGTTTACATGCGGCTTGGTGCGCTCAAACTTTGCTTTTGACATCTCTTTGTCCTCGGACCTTCTGGGTTTGTGGATCGCACCTAACCGCGATCCGCCTCGTTCAAATGCTCACTCGTTTTAACCGGACACTCAACTCGTATGCCCCTTCAAGCTGGAGCGGGTGAAGAGAATCGAACTCTCGTCGTCAGCTTGGAAGGCTGCTGCTCTACCATTGAGCTACACCCGCCTGATCCGGTCCTGGTCTCACATATTCCCTGAAGAAATGGTGGTGGAGGGAGTTGGATTTGAACCAACGTAGGCATAGCCAACGGATTTACAGTCCGTCCCCTTTAACCACTCGGGCATCCCTCCAAAAACCATAGCGTCCGCCTGATAAAACGAACGCCCTTCAAGGCCCGTTGGCGCTTTATGAACCGGACGGTATCCCGCAAAAAAGAGACAATCCATCTCTTTCGGCCTTTCTGGATGAAAAGCCGACAGATGATGGTGTCACTTATAAACGGAAACACCGGCCCCGCACGCCGCTGGTGACCGGGGAAATAGGCGTTTTTAGCCCCCCCTGTCAATGCCAAGTTGGGCACGCCAAATGATCAGCGCCCCGCAGATCGCACTCCACAGACGCTTGAAAACCGACAAGACCCCTAAAAACAATGCACCGGCACACCGGAACTGATTGCAGCCGCCGCCTGAACCCGCTAGAGCGCTGGTATGAGCGATCAGAAATCAGGAAATGGCCCCAAAGGGCCACGCGGCGGCGGCCCCGGTGGCGGCAAAGGCGGCGGCCCCGGTGGCGGCCCAAATCGCGGTCGTGCCGGTGGAAACAGGCCCGGACGCAACAATGCGCCTGGTGACGTCCGTGGGGCAAACCGCGAGGGAACGCGTGATGGCAGGGGAAGGGATCGCGGCCCCTCATCAGGCGGCCGTAAACGCCCACCCACCCGCACCACTGAGCGGGCACCTGAGCGTGCCGCGTCACGCGGGCGGTCATCATCCGCAGCATCAGACGGACCAGACTGGCTCTATGGCACCCACGCGGTGCGCGCTGCCCTGCATAACCCCAAACGCCGCGTGCTGCGCCTGATCGCAACGCCGGCAGGCGCGGAGG
The window above is part of the Pyruvatibacter sp. genome. Proteins encoded here:
- a CDS encoding GTP-binding protein is translated as MSKAKFERTKPHVNIGTIGHVDHGKTTLTAAITKVLAESGGATFSDYNDIDKAPEEKARGITISTAHVEYETENRHYAHVDCPGHAD